The Phragmites australis chromosome 15, lpPhrAust1.1, whole genome shotgun sequence genome window below encodes:
- the LOC133892381 gene encoding transcription factor MYB124-like isoform X2 → MATGPDLSSSSGGGAPDASPAAAAKRDRHIVSWSAEEDGVLRAQIALHGTDNWTIIAAQFKDKTARQCRRRWYNYLNSECKKGGWSKEEDLLLCEAQKLLGNRWTEIAKVVSGRTDNAVKNRFSTLCKRRVKDEEPFQENGAPCSNTNAKRVLTQTGCLTPGAAGSSQPIKQMRSCDPDLKENIVPNMMLFGREKSTQQDVRQPLAIISSNNQANVNIVEKNNLVSKTTTKQLFGAKQNCVKCEGNFLNKDDPKVATLLQQADLLCSLATKIKTENTSQSMDEAWQQLQHHLVKKEDNEMSENSMSGIASLLEELDDLIVDPYESKEEDEQKLREHKGQIDVHDEHSHDTSQISMEVTSDMLPDEKMEDCPVDNCKEDNSLCRNVLSGSMEPWPGAGISASENLSEVAEEIRLQSVESTSPVLIDFDDFIVDPYESKDEDEQKSREQNGQIDVHDEHSNGPSQTNMEVPSDMASDQNIEDCPEDDYNEDNNLCRNVPSRSMEPCPEIPVSEKLSEVAEDSWLQSMESTFPVLTNFQSKECAERPASENLSEVAEYSRLHHGEFTSPARIVLLVQAKAGAEILASPKFSEVAKDSELPSMEFMSPAHTVQTFQTYTDDMPTPKFTASERNFLLSVLELTSPGSRPDTSQQPSCKRALLNNL, encoded by the exons ATGGCGACAGGGCCCGATCTGAgctcctcctccggcggcggcgcccccgACGCTtcgccggcggccgccgccaAGAGGGACCGCCATATCGTCAGTTGGAGCGCCGag GAGGATGGCGTGCTTCGTGCTCAAATCGCGCTTCATGGCACTGATAA CTGGACCATCATAGCGGCGCAGTTCAAGGACAAGACGGCCAGACAGTGCAGGAGAAG ATGGTACAATTATTTGAACTCAGAGTGCAAGAAAGGCGGGTGGTCCAAAGAAGAGGACCTGCTATTGTGTGAG GCTCAAAAGCTTCTTGGTAACAGATGGACTGAAATTGCTAAGGTTGTCTCAGGAAG AACTGATAATGCAGTGAAGAATCGGTTTTCTACTCTATGCAAAAGGCGAGTCAAGGATGAGGAGCCATTCCAGGAAAATGGTGCACCATGTTCCAACACAAATGCAAAGAGGGTACTGACACAAACTGGATGCCTCACACCTGGTGCAGCTGGCTCCTCACAACCTATTAAGCAGATGAG GTCTTGCGATCCTGATTTGAAGGAGAACATAGTACCAAATATGATGCTATTTGGACGAGAAAAGAGCACACAACAAGATGTCCGGCAACCTCTTGCAATCATTTCTTCGAACAATCAAGCTAATGTGAATATAGTGGAAAAAAATAATCTTGTTTCTAAAACCACAACAAAACAATTATTTGGTGCGAAACAGAACT GCGTGAAGTGCGAGGGTAATTTTTTGAACAAGGATGATCCAAAAGTTGCTACATTATTGCAGCAAGCTGACTTGCTTTGCTCCCTtgcaacaaaaatcaaaaccgaaaataCAAGCCAAAGCATGGATGAAGCCTGGCAG CAACTGCAACATCATTTAGTGAAAAAAGAGGACAACGAAATGTCAGAAAATAGCATGTCTGGAATAGCCTCACTCCTAGAAGAGcttgatgatttaattgttgACCCCTATGAGAGtaaggaggaagatgaacaaAAGTTAAG GGAACATAAAGGACAGATTGACGTGCATGATGAGCATTCTCATGATACTTCACAAATTAGCATGGAAGTAACATCAGATATGCTCCCTGATGAAAAGATGGAAGATTGCCCAGTAGATAACTGCAAAGAAGATAATAGTCTCTGTAGAAACGTGCTTTCTGGAAGTATGGAACCTTGGCCAG GTGCAGGAATATCAGCATCTGAAAATTTGAGCGAGGTTGCTGAAGAAATCAGGCTTCAAAGTGTGGAATCTACCTCTCCTGTTCTAatagattttgatgattttattgtaGACCCTTATGAGagtaaagatgaagatgaacaaAAGTCAAG GGAGCAGAACGGACAGATTGATGTGCACGATGAGCACTCTAATGGTCCTTCACAAACTAACATGGAAGTACCATCAGATATGGCATCTGACCAAAATATTGAAGATTGCCCAGAAGATGACTACAACGAAGACAATAATCTTTGTAGAAACGTGCCTTCTCGAAGTATGGAACCTTGCCCAG AAATACCAGTATCTGAAAAACTGAGTGAGGTTGCCGAAGATAGCTGGCTTCAAAGTATGGAATCTACCTTTCCCGTTCTTACAAATTTTCAAAGTAAAGAATGTGCAGAAAGACCAGCATCAGAGAACCTTAGCGAGGTTGCTGAATATAGCAGGCTCCACCATGGTGAATTCACCTCGCCTGCTCGCATAGTTCTCCTTGTCCAAGCTAAAGCAGGTGCAGAAATTCTCGCATCCCCAAAGTTTAGTGAGGTTGCCAAAGATAGTGAACTTCCATCTATGGAATTCATGTCTCCTGCTCATACAGTTCAAACATTCCAAACGTACACAGACGACATGCCTACTCCGAAATTTACTGCTAGT GAGAGAAATTTTCTGCTCTCTGTGCTGGAGTTGACCTCACCAGGGTCAAGGCCGGATACTTCTCAGCAGCCTTCTTGCAAAAGGGCTCTTCTTAATAACCTTTGA
- the LOC133892381 gene encoding transcription factor MYB124-like isoform X1 — MATGPDLSSSSGGGAPDASPAAAAKRDRHIVSWSAEEDGVLRAQIALHGTDNWTIIAAQFKDKTARQCRRRWYNYLNSECKKGGWSKEEDLLLCEAQKLLGNRWTEIAKVVSGRTDNAVKNRFSTLCKRRVKDEEPFQENGAPCSNTNAKRVLTQTGCLTPGAAGSSQPIKQMRSCDPDLKENIVPNMMLFGREKSTQQDVRQPLAIISSNNQANVNIVEKNNLVSKTTTKQLFGAKQNFSGVKCEGNFLNKDDPKVATLLQQADLLCSLATKIKTENTSQSMDEAWQQLQHHLVKKEDNEMSENSMSGIASLLEELDDLIVDPYESKEEDEQKLREHKGQIDVHDEHSHDTSQISMEVTSDMLPDEKMEDCPVDNCKEDNSLCRNVLSGSMEPWPGAGISASENLSEVAEEIRLQSVESTSPVLIDFDDFIVDPYESKDEDEQKSREQNGQIDVHDEHSNGPSQTNMEVPSDMASDQNIEDCPEDDYNEDNNLCRNVPSRSMEPCPEIPVSEKLSEVAEDSWLQSMESTFPVLTNFQSKECAERPASENLSEVAEYSRLHHGEFTSPARIVLLVQAKAGAEILASPKFSEVAKDSELPSMEFMSPAHTVQTFQTYTDDMPTPKFTASERNFLLSVLELTSPGSRPDTSQQPSCKRALLNNL; from the exons ATGGCGACAGGGCCCGATCTGAgctcctcctccggcggcggcgcccccgACGCTtcgccggcggccgccgccaAGAGGGACCGCCATATCGTCAGTTGGAGCGCCGag GAGGATGGCGTGCTTCGTGCTCAAATCGCGCTTCATGGCACTGATAA CTGGACCATCATAGCGGCGCAGTTCAAGGACAAGACGGCCAGACAGTGCAGGAGAAG ATGGTACAATTATTTGAACTCAGAGTGCAAGAAAGGCGGGTGGTCCAAAGAAGAGGACCTGCTATTGTGTGAG GCTCAAAAGCTTCTTGGTAACAGATGGACTGAAATTGCTAAGGTTGTCTCAGGAAG AACTGATAATGCAGTGAAGAATCGGTTTTCTACTCTATGCAAAAGGCGAGTCAAGGATGAGGAGCCATTCCAGGAAAATGGTGCACCATGTTCCAACACAAATGCAAAGAGGGTACTGACACAAACTGGATGCCTCACACCTGGTGCAGCTGGCTCCTCACAACCTATTAAGCAGATGAG GTCTTGCGATCCTGATTTGAAGGAGAACATAGTACCAAATATGATGCTATTTGGACGAGAAAAGAGCACACAACAAGATGTCCGGCAACCTCTTGCAATCATTTCTTCGAACAATCAAGCTAATGTGAATATAGTGGAAAAAAATAATCTTGTTTCTAAAACCACAACAAAACAATTATTTGGTGCGAAACAGAACT TTTCAGGCGTGAAGTGCGAGGGTAATTTTTTGAACAAGGATGATCCAAAAGTTGCTACATTATTGCAGCAAGCTGACTTGCTTTGCTCCCTtgcaacaaaaatcaaaaccgaaaataCAAGCCAAAGCATGGATGAAGCCTGGCAG CAACTGCAACATCATTTAGTGAAAAAAGAGGACAACGAAATGTCAGAAAATAGCATGTCTGGAATAGCCTCACTCCTAGAAGAGcttgatgatttaattgttgACCCCTATGAGAGtaaggaggaagatgaacaaAAGTTAAG GGAACATAAAGGACAGATTGACGTGCATGATGAGCATTCTCATGATACTTCACAAATTAGCATGGAAGTAACATCAGATATGCTCCCTGATGAAAAGATGGAAGATTGCCCAGTAGATAACTGCAAAGAAGATAATAGTCTCTGTAGAAACGTGCTTTCTGGAAGTATGGAACCTTGGCCAG GTGCAGGAATATCAGCATCTGAAAATTTGAGCGAGGTTGCTGAAGAAATCAGGCTTCAAAGTGTGGAATCTACCTCTCCTGTTCTAatagattttgatgattttattgtaGACCCTTATGAGagtaaagatgaagatgaacaaAAGTCAAG GGAGCAGAACGGACAGATTGATGTGCACGATGAGCACTCTAATGGTCCTTCACAAACTAACATGGAAGTACCATCAGATATGGCATCTGACCAAAATATTGAAGATTGCCCAGAAGATGACTACAACGAAGACAATAATCTTTGTAGAAACGTGCCTTCTCGAAGTATGGAACCTTGCCCAG AAATACCAGTATCTGAAAAACTGAGTGAGGTTGCCGAAGATAGCTGGCTTCAAAGTATGGAATCTACCTTTCCCGTTCTTACAAATTTTCAAAGTAAAGAATGTGCAGAAAGACCAGCATCAGAGAACCTTAGCGAGGTTGCTGAATATAGCAGGCTCCACCATGGTGAATTCACCTCGCCTGCTCGCATAGTTCTCCTTGTCCAAGCTAAAGCAGGTGCAGAAATTCTCGCATCCCCAAAGTTTAGTGAGGTTGCCAAAGATAGTGAACTTCCATCTATGGAATTCATGTCTCCTGCTCATACAGTTCAAACATTCCAAACGTACACAGACGACATGCCTACTCCGAAATTTACTGCTAGT GAGAGAAATTTTCTGCTCTCTGTGCTGGAGTTGACCTCACCAGGGTCAAGGCCGGATACTTCTCAGCAGCCTTCTTGCAAAAGGGCTCTTCTTAATAACCTTTGA
- the LOC133892382 gene encoding probable pterin-4-alpha-carbinolamine dehydratase, chloroplastic, with the protein MALTLSFAPPAAAATTSSSTSFPRPAAAAATATATAWSVRSRRRRNGNSCGRGRMRVVAMADLLGDLGARDPFPAEIESNFAEKVLGNVDTLHRILIPTLSVLSIARLPLQPDAAPVGLDDARKLLHKVVGWRLVLDENEEKPERLQCIWKVRDEACGQELIARINAALDGADHPPVVLLFEAPNQVRAELSTPSAGGLTVNDYIVAARIDQVKTLDLIPKKRVWA; encoded by the coding sequence ATGGCGCTCACGCTCTCCTTCGCACCACCTGCTGCCGCggccaccaccagcagcagcacaaGCTTCCCccggccggcagcggcggcggctacgGCTACGGCTACGGCATGGAGCGTCAGGAGTCGTCGTCGCCGGAACGGCAACAGCTGTGGGAGGGGACGGATGCGCGTGGTGGCGATGGCCGACCTGCTGGGGGACCTGGGCGCGCGGGACCCGTTCCCGGCGGAGATCGAGAGCAACTTTGCGGAGAAGGTGCTGGGCAATGTGGACACGCTCCACCGCATCCTCATCCCGACCCTCTCCGTGCTCTCGATCGCCCGCCTCCCGCTGCAGCCCGACGCGGCGCCGGTCGGCCTCGACGACGCGCGGAAGCTCCTCCACAAGGTCGTCGGGTGGAGGCTGGTCCTCGATGAGAACGAAGAGAAGCCCGAGCGGCTGCAGTGCATCTGGAAGGTGCGGGACGAGGCGTGCGGCCAGGAGCTCATCGCCAGGATCAACGCCGCGCTCGACGGCGCCGACCACCCCCCGGTCGTGCTCCTCTTCGAGGCCCCCAACCAGGTGAGGGCCGAGCTCTCCACGCCCTCCGCCGGCGGCCTCACCGTCAACGACTACATCGTCGCGGCCAGGATAGATCAAGTCAAGACGCTCGATCTTATCCCAAAGAAGCGAGTCTGGGCATGA
- the LOC133892055 gene encoding uncharacterized protein LOC133892055 isoform X2 yields MQGSGESYRLAEMDFEYVPASPGSRCVGESAARRRQRRLLSPSLRAYLTPAFDAVAAGEGGLSGYSSSSSSGGLDLGFDASLLRYRRACFAASADLDSRLLLYSPQSAPPQPPPQVRAAYPAANDGVWVAGGSRYGSKPEGGGFTGTPGFQDFISPWQTSADLPTAARGASNPIKLAADLRSPEGTILAAKAELSTPKLEATPSAQATSAEPEQTEEDDDRITKALYCHSGKRRLPIFREICPE; encoded by the exons ATGCAAG GGTCAGGTGAGAGCTACAGGCTCGCTGAGATGGACTTCGAGTACGTCCCCGCGTCCCCCGGCAGCAGGTGTGTGGGCGAGTCGGCGgcccggcggcggcagcgccgcCTCTTGTCACCGTCGCTGAGGGCCTACCTCACGCCGGCCTTCGACGCCGTGGCAGCCGGCGAGGGCGGCCTGTCCGGgtactcctcctcgtcgtcctcgggCGGGCTGGACCTCGGGTTCGACGCCTCGCTCCTCCGCTACCGCCGCGCCTGCTTCGCCGCGTCCGCGGACCTGGATAGCCGCCTCCTCCTCTACTCCCCGCAGTCAGCGccaccgcagccgccgccgcaggtGAGGGCGGCGTACCCGGCGGCAAACGATGGGGTTTGGGTCGCTGGCGGCAGCCGCTACGGCTCCAAACCTGAG GGCGGCGGGTTTACTGGTACACCAGGTTTTCAGGATTTCATCTCGCCATGGCAGACAAGTGCCGATCTTCCTACTGCAGCTCGAGGCGCTTCCAACCCCATCAAGCTAGCAGCCGACCTCCGATCACCAGAAGGCACCATCCTAGCAGCCAAGGCAGAGCTTTCGACACCAAAGCTGGAAGCTACACCTTCAGCTCAGGCGACATCTGCAGAGCCAGAACAAACCGAGGAGGACGATGACCGCATAACTAAAGCTCTTTATTGTCACAGTGGTAAACGCAGGCTGCCCATTTTCAGGGAAATCTGCCCGGAATGA
- the LOC133892055 gene encoding uncharacterized protein LOC133892055 isoform X1, whose protein sequence is MRCAGSGESYRLAEMDFEYVPASPGSRCVGESAARRRQRRLLSPSLRAYLTPAFDAVAAGEGGLSGYSSSSSSGGLDLGFDASLLRYRRACFAASADLDSRLLLYSPQSAPPQPPPQVRAAYPAANDGVWVAGGSRYGSKPEGGGFTGTPGFQDFISPWQTSADLPTAARGASNPIKLAADLRSPEGTILAAKAELSTPKLEATPSAQATSAEPEQTEEDDDRITKALYCHSGKRRLPIFREICPE, encoded by the exons ATGCGCTGCGCAGGGTCAGGTGAGAGCTACAGGCTCGCTGAGATGGACTTCGAGTACGTCCCCGCGTCCCCCGGCAGCAGGTGTGTGGGCGAGTCGGCGgcccggcggcggcagcgccgcCTCTTGTCACCGTCGCTGAGGGCCTACCTCACGCCGGCCTTCGACGCCGTGGCAGCCGGCGAGGGCGGCCTGTCCGGgtactcctcctcgtcgtcctcgggCGGGCTGGACCTCGGGTTCGACGCCTCGCTCCTCCGCTACCGCCGCGCCTGCTTCGCCGCGTCCGCGGACCTGGATAGCCGCCTCCTCCTCTACTCCCCGCAGTCAGCGccaccgcagccgccgccgcaggtGAGGGCGGCGTACCCGGCGGCAAACGATGGGGTTTGGGTCGCTGGCGGCAGCCGCTACGGCTCCAAACCTGAG GGCGGCGGGTTTACTGGTACACCAGGTTTTCAGGATTTCATCTCGCCATGGCAGACAAGTGCCGATCTTCCTACTGCAGCTCGAGGCGCTTCCAACCCCATCAAGCTAGCAGCCGACCTCCGATCACCAGAAGGCACCATCCTAGCAGCCAAGGCAGAGCTTTCGACACCAAAGCTGGAAGCTACACCTTCAGCTCAGGCGACATCTGCAGAGCCAGAACAAACCGAGGAGGACGATGACCGCATAACTAAAGCTCTTTATTGTCACAGTGGTAAACGCAGGCTGCCCATTTTCAGGGAAATCTGCCCGGAATGA